A genomic segment from Lignipirellula cremea encodes:
- a CDS encoding DUF3754 domain-containing protein, which produces METQFIAPIPEHFIPIRQRDLGRMLCAELEGELQGQLAELFQTIEHALAQEHLHVQRELKEAYAPFDPDTDVTFEPDHSAAAKTESARLLLEHLDQVLEQANFVPLTRDAIEESLAATGMQKSNVHVDFSVFDILQVYARGDRRETTTVRRWQTCFREEVVVQSIYARLAVVFRLQPEARLDRHDPASDAIFLKLFQSIPQTDMRMLLPGARYRMTLLDQGKIWLPTLSGAAITGLKIARGAFVIAFVGLSGLLGLAGLVGGVIGYGVRSVFSYHQTKKKYQLTLVQSLLYKTLDTNSGVLHRLLDESVEQECRETMLSYFLLWRSEQPLTEAELDAQAEAYLLEKLGDQIDFEADDALVKLVRLNLVQALPGGRYQAQPLADCRPLANSRGGR; this is translated from the coding sequence GTGGAAACGCAATTTATCGCCCCCATTCCCGAACACTTTATTCCCATTCGCCAGCGCGACCTGGGCCGCATGCTGTGCGCGGAGCTGGAAGGGGAGCTCCAGGGCCAACTGGCGGAGTTGTTCCAAACGATCGAGCATGCGCTTGCCCAGGAGCATTTGCATGTGCAGCGTGAACTGAAAGAAGCGTATGCTCCTTTCGACCCCGATACCGATGTCACGTTTGAGCCCGACCATTCCGCAGCCGCCAAGACCGAGTCGGCGCGGCTGCTGCTGGAACATCTGGATCAGGTGCTGGAGCAGGCGAACTTTGTCCCGCTGACCCGCGACGCCATTGAAGAATCGCTGGCCGCAACCGGCATGCAAAAATCGAATGTGCATGTCGATTTCTCGGTCTTTGATATCCTCCAGGTCTACGCTCGGGGCGATCGCCGCGAGACGACGACGGTGCGCCGCTGGCAGACATGCTTCAGGGAGGAAGTGGTCGTCCAGTCGATTTACGCCCGTTTGGCGGTGGTGTTTCGCCTGCAGCCGGAAGCCAGGCTGGATCGTCACGACCCCGCGTCCGACGCCATTTTCCTGAAGCTCTTTCAGTCGATCCCGCAGACCGATATGCGGATGCTGCTGCCTGGCGCCAGGTACCGGATGACGCTGCTCGATCAGGGGAAGATCTGGCTGCCGACCCTGTCCGGCGCTGCGATCACGGGGCTGAAAATTGCTCGGGGCGCGTTCGTGATCGCGTTTGTCGGGCTGTCGGGCCTGCTGGGTCTGGCGGGACTGGTCGGCGGCGTGATTGGCTACGGCGTGCGGTCCGTGTTCAGCTATCACCAGACCAAGAAAAAGTATCAGCTTACGCTGGTGCAGAGCCTGCTGTACAAAACGCTCGACACCAACTCTGGCGTGCTGCATCGCCTGCTGGATGAATCGGTCGAGCAGGAATGCCGCGAGACGATGCTATCGTACTTTCTGTTATGGCGCAGCGAGCAACCGCTGACCGAAGCAGAACTCGATGCGCAGGCCGAGGCGTACCTGCTTGAGAAGCTGGGCGATCAGATCGACTTTGAAGCCGACGACGCCTTGGTGAAGCTGGTCCGTTTAAACCTGGTGCAGGCCTTGCCCGGCGGACGTTACCAGGCCCAGCCGCTGGCCGACTGCCGCCCGCTGGCCAACAGTCGCGGCGGACGATAA
- a CDS encoding prenyltransferase/squalene oxidase repeat-containing protein, giving the protein MRILRPLLLSALACACCSVVAVADDAAQTSRRQYDQTTAKAIDFLRTKGQADDGSFSGQKGPAVTALVVTALLKHGRTPQDPVVARGLAFVETFSQKDGGVYAPGSTHRNYETALAVMCFAEANQNGKYDKQLAQAESFLKGIQWDAEESADIDNPAYGGAGYGGHKRPDLSNTSFMIDALKAAGAGPDDEAIQRALVFVSRCQNLESAANTTPFAGKNPDGGFYYTPAAGGTSQAGPTETGGLRSYGSMTYAGLKSMIFAGVKADDPRVKAAVSWLQKNYTTDMNPGMGDAGLFYYYHTFAKALDALGQETFVDSDGAKHNWRAELVAELARRQKADGSWTNENERWMEGDANLVTGYALLALDYCQP; this is encoded by the coding sequence ATGCGAATTTTACGCCCTTTATTGCTGTCCGCCCTGGCCTGCGCCTGTTGTTCCGTGGTTGCCGTTGCAGACGACGCAGCCCAAACCAGCCGCCGGCAGTACGATCAGACCACGGCCAAAGCGATTGATTTCCTGCGCACCAAAGGCCAGGCCGATGATGGCTCTTTCAGCGGCCAGAAAGGCCCCGCCGTCACCGCCCTGGTGGTCACGGCCCTGTTGAAACATGGTCGCACGCCCCAGGATCCGGTCGTCGCCCGCGGATTGGCGTTTGTGGAAACTTTTTCGCAAAAAGACGGCGGCGTGTATGCTCCCGGTTCAACGCACCGCAATTATGAAACGGCCCTGGCGGTAATGTGCTTCGCCGAAGCGAACCAGAACGGCAAGTACGACAAGCAGCTGGCCCAGGCCGAGAGCTTCCTCAAGGGGATCCAGTGGGACGCCGAGGAAAGCGCCGACATCGACAACCCGGCCTACGGCGGCGCCGGGTACGGCGGCCACAAACGCCCCGACCTTTCGAACACCTCGTTCATGATCGACGCCCTCAAGGCGGCCGGCGCCGGGCCGGATGATGAAGCGATCCAGCGCGCCCTGGTGTTTGTGTCGCGTTGCCAGAATCTGGAATCGGCGGCCAACACCACGCCTTTCGCCGGCAAGAATCCCGACGGCGGCTTCTATTACACGCCGGCCGCAGGCGGCACCAGTCAGGCCGGCCCGACAGAAACGGGCGGCCTCCGTAGTTACGGGTCGATGACCTACGCCGGGCTCAAAAGCATGATCTTTGCCGGCGTGAAAGCCGACGACCCCCGCGTCAAAGCGGCCGTCAGCTGGCTGCAGAAGAACTACACGACCGACATGAACCCCGGCATGGGCGACGCGGGTTTGTTCTACTACTACCACACCTTCGCCAAAGCGCTCGACGCCCTGGGACAAGAGACGTTCGTCGATTCCGACGGCGCCAAACACAACTGGCGGGCCGAACTGGTCGCGGAACTTGCCCGTCGACAAAAAGCCGACGGTTCCTGGACCAACGAGAATGAACGCTGGATGGAAGGCGACGCCAACCTGGTTACCGGCTACGCCTTGCTGGCCCTCGATTACTGCCAGCCGTAA
- the smc gene encoding chromosome segregation protein SMC — MLKALELVGFKSFADKTRFDFPPGITVVVGPNGSGKSNVVDAMKWVLGETSVKSLRGKEMSDVIFKGGASRKPLHTAEATIIFDNEDRRLPLDAPEVHVTRRVYRSGEGEYLINREPCRLKDIRDLFRGTGVGADAYSIIEQGKVDRMLQASPKDRRAIFEEAAGISRFKAKKIEAQRRLERVDQNMLRLSDIVEEVESRLRNVRSQAGKAKRYKEYSERLQQLRTQVGLSDYRRLTDKLNELETQSEQYKAVALEAKEALEASDARTAEIEEDVNEVDEAVRTTEARFSRVREGISSHESNTEHLRPRLAELNEEQIRQGRETRRLLDRAGELQQRLAGIQTTLAAAENDYTQLSESAADHETALENISTRLAELREVNEGRRQEYLDAMRLSASLGNQVSSTRSRLAAVEAAVNRGRTQLEELAETLDQQTEQLAILEAEQTRLEKLTQSKREELDAARKDLVESRRDQTLLQDELNQLRNRHSGDVQRAEVLSELEKRFEGLTTGVKEVLARARQESEGPFRDVRGLVADLIQVNVENAPLVDLALGDRAQYIVLSGDRLLGLLRSDEYRVAGRVGFLRLEPSPQDKPSLADLEGKTGVMGRLDRLARTTPEYEPLVRRLLAGVWLVRDLEIALDLSGEHPGLRYITPSGYMVDNDGAVVVGPRQRSSGLISRRSELRALRVEIDDLAEQIADFESRHTLIADDIERQDKAVAVIAEDHRTASAELADVNARARTLREAVAQLTRRQTEIADDLQSAEVEEQQLTAALSAAEIQLAETDERSGLLETQIRDDEQAIEAGESERQTRVREITAAKVDLAKSEQRLETLRGETSRLEVEQEERVRNLDRLHEQAAQNKTRLREAERAILASSGQLAELYLLKDGLAITSAELAERRRETAAERAELLRSSQQNQKQLRSIEEKQHSAQLKCGEIRHERGNLAERLLEDYGIDLSTMPDEASEEELAERDQIEEEISALRRKINNVGAVNMEALHELDELESRFGVLSGQYHDLIAAKESLERIIQRINADSRRLFAETLEAIRVNFQALYRRSFGGGKADLVLEPGVDILESGIDIVATPPGKPEFSNSLLSGGEKALTAVSLLMAIFQFRPSPFCVLDEVDAPFDEANVGRFVDVLREFLGFTKFVIVTHSKKTMTAANTLYGVTMQESGVSKKVSVQFDDVSDDGHISQAAVERAEEDAA; from the coding sequence ATGCTGAAGGCCCTGGAACTTGTCGGCTTCAAAAGCTTTGCCGACAAAACTCGATTCGACTTTCCCCCCGGCATTACCGTGGTGGTTGGGCCTAATGGCTCCGGCAAGTCGAACGTCGTCGACGCCATGAAATGGGTGCTGGGCGAAACGAGCGTGAAGAGCCTCCGCGGCAAGGAAATGTCGGACGTCATCTTCAAAGGCGGCGCCTCGCGCAAACCGCTGCACACGGCCGAAGCGACCATTATCTTCGATAACGAAGACCGCCGCCTGCCGCTCGATGCGCCCGAAGTCCACGTCACCCGCCGCGTGTATCGCTCCGGCGAAGGCGAATATCTGATCAATCGCGAGCCGTGCCGCCTCAAAGATATCCGCGACCTGTTCCGCGGCACGGGCGTCGGGGCCGACGCATACAGCATCATCGAACAGGGCAAAGTCGATCGCATGCTGCAGGCGTCGCCCAAGGATCGCCGCGCCATTTTCGAAGAAGCGGCCGGCATCAGCCGCTTCAAAGCGAAAAAGATCGAAGCCCAAAGGCGGCTCGAACGCGTCGACCAGAACATGCTCCGCCTGTCGGATATTGTCGAAGAGGTCGAAAGCCGCCTCCGCAACGTCCGTTCCCAGGCCGGCAAAGCAAAGCGTTATAAAGAGTACAGCGAACGACTCCAGCAACTCCGCACGCAGGTCGGCCTGAGCGACTACCGCCGCCTGACCGACAAACTGAACGAGCTGGAAACGCAATCCGAGCAGTACAAGGCCGTCGCCCTCGAAGCCAAAGAAGCGCTGGAAGCCAGCGACGCCCGCACGGCCGAAATTGAAGAGGACGTCAACGAAGTCGACGAAGCCGTCCGCACCACCGAGGCCCGCTTCTCACGCGTTCGCGAAGGCATCTCCAGCCACGAATCCAACACCGAGCACCTCCGCCCTCGGCTGGCCGAACTGAACGAAGAACAGATCCGGCAAGGGCGGGAAACCCGTCGCCTGCTCGATCGGGCGGGCGAACTGCAGCAGCGGCTCGCCGGGATCCAGACCACGCTCGCCGCCGCAGAAAACGACTACACCCAGCTGTCCGAATCGGCGGCCGACCATGAAACGGCCCTGGAAAACATTTCGACCCGCCTGGCGGAACTGCGCGAAGTCAACGAAGGCCGTCGCCAGGAATACCTCGACGCCATGCGGCTCTCCGCCAGCCTGGGGAACCAGGTCAGCAGCACCCGCTCTCGCCTGGCCGCTGTCGAAGCAGCCGTCAATCGCGGCCGCACGCAACTGGAAGAGCTGGCCGAAACGCTCGACCAGCAGACCGAACAGCTGGCCATTCTGGAGGCCGAACAGACCCGCCTGGAGAAGCTCACCCAGAGCAAACGGGAAGAGCTGGACGCCGCCCGGAAAGATCTGGTCGAAAGCCGGCGGGATCAAACGCTCCTGCAGGACGAACTGAACCAGCTCCGCAATCGCCACAGCGGCGATGTCCAGCGGGCCGAGGTCCTGTCCGAACTGGAGAAGCGTTTTGAAGGCCTCACCACCGGCGTCAAGGAAGTCCTGGCCCGGGCCCGGCAGGAATCGGAGGGGCCGTTCCGCGATGTCCGCGGTCTGGTCGCGGACCTGATCCAGGTCAACGTCGAGAACGCTCCGCTGGTCGATCTGGCGCTGGGCGATCGGGCCCAGTACATTGTGCTGTCGGGCGATCGTCTGCTTGGTCTGCTCCGCTCCGACGAATACCGCGTGGCCGGACGCGTCGGCTTCCTGCGGCTGGAGCCGTCGCCCCAGGACAAACCGTCGCTGGCCGACCTGGAAGGGAAAACGGGCGTCATGGGCCGGCTGGATCGCCTCGCCCGCACTACTCCCGAATACGAACCGCTGGTCCGGCGGCTGCTGGCCGGCGTATGGCTGGTGCGCGACCTGGAGATCGCGTTGGATCTAAGCGGCGAACACCCGGGCCTGCGCTACATTACGCCGTCAGGCTATATGGTCGATAACGACGGCGCCGTCGTGGTGGGACCGCGGCAGCGGAGTTCCGGCCTGATCTCCCGTCGTAGTGAACTCCGGGCCCTGCGGGTCGAGATCGACGACCTGGCCGAACAGATCGCCGACTTTGAATCGCGGCACACGCTGATCGCCGATGATATCGAACGCCAGGACAAAGCCGTCGCCGTGATTGCGGAAGACCACCGCACCGCCAGCGCGGAACTGGCCGATGTCAATGCGAGGGCCCGCACGCTCCGTGAAGCGGTCGCCCAGCTGACCCGTCGCCAGACGGAGATCGCCGACGACCTGCAGTCCGCCGAAGTCGAAGAGCAGCAGTTGACCGCCGCCCTGTCCGCCGCGGAGATCCAGCTGGCCGAAACCGACGAACGTTCCGGACTGCTGGAAACGCAAATCCGCGACGACGAACAAGCGATCGAAGCGGGCGAAAGCGAACGGCAAACACGTGTCCGCGAAATCACCGCCGCCAAGGTCGACCTCGCCAAAAGCGAACAGCGGCTGGAAACCTTGCGCGGGGAAACCTCGCGTCTGGAAGTTGAACAAGAAGAACGGGTGCGCAACCTGGACCGCCTGCACGAACAGGCGGCCCAGAACAAAACCCGCTTGCGCGAAGCGGAACGCGCCATCCTGGCGTCCAGCGGGCAACTGGCCGAGCTCTACCTGTTAAAGGACGGCCTGGCGATCACCTCCGCCGAACTGGCCGAGCGTCGACGCGAAACGGCGGCCGAAAGGGCCGAACTGCTCCGCAGCTCGCAGCAGAACCAGAAGCAGCTCCGCTCGATCGAAGAGAAACAGCATTCGGCCCAGCTGAAGTGCGGCGAGATTCGCCACGAACGCGGCAACCTGGCCGAACGACTGCTGGAAGATTACGGCATCGACCTGTCGACCATGCCCGACGAAGCCAGCGAAGAAGAACTGGCGGAACGCGACCAGATCGAAGAAGAGATCTCCGCACTGCGACGGAAGATCAATAATGTCGGCGCGGTCAACATGGAAGCACTGCACGAGCTGGACGAACTGGAGTCCCGTTTTGGCGTGCTCAGCGGCCAGTACCACGACCTGATCGCCGCCAAGGAATCGCTCGAACGCATCATCCAGCGCATCAACGCCGACAGCCGGCGCCTGTTTGCCGAAACTCTGGAAGCCATTCGCGTGAACTTCCAGGCCCTGTATCGACGTTCGTTCGGCGGCGGCAAAGCCGACCTGGTGCTGGAGCCTGGCGTCGACATTCTGGAAAGCGGTATCGATATCGTCGCCACTCCGCCGGGCAAGCCCGAGTTCAGTAACTCGCTGCTAAGCGGCGGCGAGAAAGCGCTCACCGCCGTGTCGCTGCTGATGGCCATCTTCCAGTTCCGCCCCAGTCCGTTCTGCGTGCTCGACGAAGTCGACGCCCCGTTCGACGAGGCGAATGTCGGCCGCTTCGTCGATGTGCTCCGCGAGTTTCTGGGCTTCACCAAGTTCGTGATTGTCACGCACTCCAAGAAAACCATGACCGCGGCGAATACCTTGTATGGCGTGACCATGCAGGAGTCGGGCGTTTCCAAGAAGGTTTCTGTCCAGTTCGACGATGTCAGCGACGACGGCCACATCAGCCAGGCCGCCGTCGAACGCGCCGAAGAAGACGCTGCCTGA
- the trxA gene encoding thioredoxin, translating into MNRKYLPLLASLTACGLLLVAGCSTELPGPPPANSSASNSPSLYGVEPVKLTTADFHTSVLGSNGPAMVDCYADWCGPCRQLAPIVAELAADYDGRVLIGKLDVDASEEIARKYQITSIPTVLFFQNGELVDRVVGLESKQSLQRRLDSLLQ; encoded by the coding sequence ATGAATCGCAAATATCTTCCGCTGCTGGCTTCCCTCACCGCTTGCGGCCTGCTGCTGGTTGCCGGTTGCTCAACCGAGCTGCCTGGACCGCCGCCCGCCAACTCCAGCGCATCCAACAGCCCCTCGCTTTATGGCGTGGAGCCGGTCAAGTTGACCACGGCCGACTTCCACACGTCGGTACTGGGCTCCAACGGTCCGGCGATGGTCGATTGCTACGCCGACTGGTGCGGTCCGTGCCGCCAGCTGGCGCCGATCGTGGCCGAACTGGCCGCCGATTACGACGGCCGCGTGCTGATCGGCAAGCTCGATGTCGACGCCAGTGAAGAGATTGCCCGCAAATACCAGATCACGTCGATTCCGACCGTGCTCTTTTTCCAGAACGGCGAGTTGGTGGATCGCGTCGTCGGCCTGGAATCCAAGCAGTCGCTCCAACGCCGCCTGGATTCCCTGCTGCAGTAA
- the trxA gene encoding thioredoxin, producing MNRLFRPLLASIVACALLLIAGCSTELPGPPAPDGKVSENPPAVSGKVPDSSPATSVATSDSPLVHTDTPVPSPAPSDKLSDSPLDPNEEPSDSPSLPGLEPVKVTTADFEETVLGNSGLVMVDCYADWCGPCRLLAPAVAELAAEYEGRVLIAKLDTDANEEIAEKYEVTALPTLLFFKNGKLVDRARGLQPKKALDRRLQVLLLRQ from the coding sequence ATGAACCGCCTCTTTCGCCCGCTACTCGCTTCGATCGTCGCTTGCGCCTTGTTGTTGATCGCTGGTTGCTCGACCGAACTGCCCGGCCCGCCGGCCCCCGACGGGAAGGTTTCTGAAAACCCGCCCGCCGTCAGCGGCAAAGTTCCGGATAGTTCGCCGGCCACCAGCGTCGCCACTTCCGACAGCCCGCTGGTCCACACCGACACTCCCGTTCCTTCGCCGGCCCCCAGCGACAAGCTTTCCGATAGCCCGCTGGACCCCAACGAAGAACCTTCCGACAGCCCTTCCCTTCCCGGCTTGGAACCGGTCAAGGTGACCACGGCCGACTTTGAGGAGACCGTGCTGGGCAACAGCGGTCTGGTCATGGTCGATTGCTACGCGGACTGGTGCGGCCCCTGCCGCCTGCTGGCGCCAGCCGTCGCCGAACTGGCCGCCGAATACGAAGGCCGCGTACTGATCGCCAAGCTCGACACCGACGCCAACGAAGAGATTGCCGAGAAATACGAGGTCACCGCCCTTCCGACCTTGCTCTTCTTCAAGAACGGCAAGCTGGTTGATCGGGCCCGCGGCCTGCAGCCCAAGAAGGCGCTGGACCGCCGCCTCCAAGTACTGCTGCTGCGGCAGTAA
- a CDS encoding RNA polymerase sigma factor has product MSTMTELDEKIYIADLVRAAQVGDRDAFGELFERFERHVFAIALRRLGDYNEAQELCQDVFIQAMQKVAQLREPECFGGWLRQITHRMAINRAVRRSPDRPTEPETLEATCVEHATPLSALLEGERESQLHAGLARLRDLDRDTLVAFYVKGQSLIEMSDAFQAPIGTIKRRLHVARKRLAKEVETLVAV; this is encoded by the coding sequence ATGTCTACGATGACTGAATTAGACGAGAAGATATACATTGCGGACCTCGTCCGCGCCGCGCAGGTCGGGGACCGTGACGCTTTTGGCGAGCTGTTCGAGCGGTTCGAACGCCACGTCTTTGCGATCGCGCTGCGACGCCTGGGCGATTACAACGAAGCCCAGGAACTGTGCCAGGACGTGTTCATCCAGGCGATGCAGAAGGTTGCCCAGTTGCGGGAGCCGGAGTGCTTCGGCGGATGGCTGCGTCAGATTACGCACCGCATGGCGATTAACCGCGCTGTGCGCCGGTCGCCCGATCGACCGACGGAGCCGGAAACGCTCGAGGCGACCTGCGTCGAGCATGCGACCCCGTTGTCGGCGCTGCTCGAAGGAGAGCGTGAGTCCCAGTTGCACGCGGGCCTGGCCCGACTGCGCGATCTGGACCGCGATACGCTCGTGGCGTTTTACGTCAAAGGGCAGTCGCTGATCGAAATGAGCGACGCGTTCCAGGCGCCGATTGGAACCATCAAGCGGCGTTTGCACGTGGCGCGGAAGCGTCTCGCCAAGGAGGTCGAAACGCTGGTCGCGGTGTAA
- a CDS encoding PSD1 and planctomycete cytochrome C domain-containing protein, whose amino-acid sequence MKTSHFLLLLLVLASCAAGPGAMAEAGAPSYMRDVRPILASKCFACHGPDESHREADLRLDDRTAAVDAGAISPGKPGDSELLRRVLSHDGDERMPPPDAAPLTAAQQDTLRRWIAGGAEYERQWSFTPPVQAPLPTVKNVAWPKNAIDPFVLARLEAEGMQPAPPADPYTLVRRVYLDLTGLPPSPAEADAYVHSTDPQAYEKLVDRLLASQQYGEHWARQWLDLARYADTNGYEKDRPRQIWPYRDWVIQALNNDMPFDQFSIEQLAGDMLPDATPAQRIATGFHRNTMLNEEGGIDPLEFRHYAMIDRVATTGVVWLGLTTGCAQCHTHKYDPITHTDYYRFMALLNNADEPSAVVRDPAITARREQLQKQIDELEAALPDQFPSVPGDGPEEDRRRQHLETSYAAWLEEARSQAIVWRILRPSSMEANLPRLERLDDGSIFSTGDITKRDLFTLRFRLDPLPQSLTSLRLEVLPDERLPGRGPGRSYYEGRQGDFFLSEVTAMLDGKPLAFASASHSYGKISVGSGSADAQNVIDGEGSTGWSTSGREGESHQLVLNLKEPLQPAGELVVSLLFERHFAASLGRFRLSAASSKHPAQAETEPVAISALLARAETAWNDAEREQLRQYFLSTTPELADARKKIAALEKQLPEYPTTLVMQERPADNPRPTFRYHRGEYLSPREAVTPGTPGFLPPLKPGEPANRLGLARWLVSKQNPLAGRVAVNRAWQAFFGQGLVRSPGDLGVQSEMPSHPQLLDWLAVEFTTPVSAGGLGWSQKQLHRRIVTSAVYQQSSKLTPALLERDRENRLLGRGPRFRVDAETVRDAFLKASGRLAPQVGGPSVYPPQPESVTGLAYGKSAWPTSTGDDRFRRSLYTFRKRTAPFAAYAVFDAPTGENCIVRRNRSNTPLQSLTLLNDAMFLELALALVDQTLADGKMEDGTAKEPKSSEKTRAATATALFRALLTRPPRTDEVERLAAFYEQQTARLQAGELDPAVICGAADASVDRAAWFLVARVLMNVDEAVTKQ is encoded by the coding sequence ATGAAAACTTCTCATTTCTTGTTGCTGCTGCTTGTTCTGGCGTCCTGTGCTGCAGGGCCGGGGGCCATGGCCGAAGCGGGGGCGCCGTCGTACATGCGCGACGTCCGCCCGATTCTGGCGTCCAAATGCTTCGCCTGCCATGGTCCGGATGAATCGCATCGGGAGGCCGACCTGCGGCTGGACGATCGCACGGCCGCCGTCGACGCCGGCGCGATTTCTCCTGGAAAGCCCGGCGACAGCGAGCTGCTCCGCCGGGTGCTGTCCCACGATGGCGACGAACGGATGCCGCCGCCAGACGCCGCCCCGCTGACTGCGGCCCAGCAGGATACGCTCCGCCGCTGGATCGCGGGCGGAGCCGAGTACGAACGCCAATGGTCGTTTACGCCGCCCGTCCAGGCGCCGTTGCCGACCGTCAAAAATGTTGCCTGGCCAAAGAATGCGATCGACCCGTTCGTGCTGGCCCGGCTGGAAGCGGAAGGGATGCAGCCCGCCCCGCCGGCCGACCCCTATACACTAGTGCGACGCGTCTATCTGGATCTGACCGGCTTGCCGCCTTCGCCGGCCGAAGCCGACGCGTACGTCCACAGCACCGATCCCCAGGCGTACGAAAAGCTGGTCGATCGGCTGCTGGCCTCGCAGCAGTACGGCGAGCACTGGGCCCGGCAGTGGCTCGATCTGGCCCGCTACGCCGATACCAACGGCTACGAAAAAGATCGCCCTCGACAGATCTGGCCGTATCGCGACTGGGTGATTCAGGCGTTGAACAATGATATGCCGTTTGACCAGTTCTCCATCGAACAGCTGGCCGGCGACATGCTGCCGGATGCGACGCCCGCCCAGCGGATCGCCACGGGCTTCCACCGGAACACGATGCTGAACGAAGAAGGCGGCATCGACCCGCTGGAGTTCCGGCATTACGCCATGATCGATCGGGTGGCGACCACCGGCGTCGTTTGGCTGGGTTTGACGACCGGCTGCGCCCAGTGCCACACGCACAAGTACGACCCGATCACGCATACCGATTATTACCGGTTCATGGCGCTCCTGAACAACGCCGACGAGCCGAGCGCCGTTGTCCGCGATCCGGCGATCACCGCCCGCCGGGAGCAGCTGCAGAAGCAGATCGACGAACTGGAAGCGGCCTTGCCCGACCAGTTTCCCTCTGTCCCTGGCGATGGACCGGAGGAGGACCGGCGACGACAGCACCTGGAAACGTCGTACGCTGCCTGGCTGGAAGAAGCACGTTCCCAGGCAATCGTGTGGCGGATCCTGCGGCCGTCCTCGATGGAGGCCAACCTGCCGCGACTGGAACGACTGGACGACGGCTCGATCTTTTCGACCGGCGACATTACCAAGCGGGATCTGTTCACGCTCCGGTTTCGACTGGACCCACTGCCCCAGTCGTTGACGTCGTTGCGGCTGGAAGTGCTGCCCGACGAGCGGCTGCCGGGCCGCGGTCCGGGACGATCGTACTATGAAGGTCGGCAGGGCGACTTCTTTCTGAGCGAAGTGACGGCCATGCTCGACGGCAAGCCGTTGGCGTTTGCTTCCGCCTCGCACAGCTATGGCAAGATCAGCGTGGGCAGCGGCAGCGCCGACGCCCAGAATGTGATCGATGGCGAAGGCTCCACCGGCTGGTCGACCTCCGGTCGCGAAGGCGAATCGCATCAACTGGTGCTGAATCTCAAAGAGCCGCTGCAACCGGCGGGCGAACTGGTCGTCAGCCTGTTGTTCGAGCGGCACTTCGCCGCCAGCCTGGGGCGGTTCCGATTGTCGGCCGCTTCCAGCAAGCATCCGGCCCAGGCGGAAACAGAACCGGTGGCGATTTCGGCCTTGCTCGCCCGCGCGGAAACGGCATGGAATGACGCCGAGCGGGAACAGCTGCGACAGTACTTTCTGTCGACCACGCCCGAGCTGGCTGATGCGAGGAAGAAGATCGCGGCGCTGGAGAAGCAGTTGCCTGAGTACCCGACGACGCTGGTGATGCAGGAGCGGCCGGCCGACAATCCGCGGCCCACATTCCGCTATCATCGGGGCGAATATCTAAGCCCGCGCGAGGCAGTCACGCCAGGCACGCCCGGCTTCTTGCCGCCGCTAAAGCCGGGCGAACCGGCCAACCGGCTGGGTCTGGCCCGCTGGCTGGTCAGCAAACAGAACCCGCTGGCGGGACGGGTCGCCGTGAACCGCGCCTGGCAGGCGTTCTTTGGCCAGGGACTGGTGCGCAGTCCGGGCGACCTGGGGGTGCAGTCAGAGATGCCGTCGCACCCGCAGCTGCTGGACTGGCTGGCGGTGGAGTTCACCACGCCGGTCTCCGCCGGCGGTCTGGGCTGGTCGCAGAAGCAGCTGCATCGACGGATCGTCACCAGCGCTGTGTATCAGCAAAGCTCGAAGCTGACGCCGGCGCTATTGGAACGGGATCGGGAGAATCGGCTGCTGGGCCGCGGGCCGCGGTTCCGGGTCGATGCAGAAACCGTGCGCGACGCGTTCCTCAAAGCTAGCGGCCGCCTGGCGCCGCAGGTGGGCGGTCCGAGCGTTTACCCGCCCCAGCCGGAAAGCGTCACCGGGCTGGCGTACGGCAAGTCGGCGTGGCCGACTTCCACTGGCGACGATCGCTTTCGGCGATCGCTGTACACGTTCCGCAAGCGGACGGCCCCGTTTGCGGCCTACGCCGTGTTTGACGCGCCGACGGGAGAGAACTGCATCGTCCGCCGGAATCGCAGCAACACGCCGCTGCAGTCGCTGACCTTGCTGAACGACGCCATGTTCCTGGAGCTGGCCCTCGCCCTGGTCGACCAGACGCTGGCGGACGGGAAGATGGAAGACGGGACAGCGAAAGAACCGAAGTCATCGGAGAAGACGCGGGCCGCGACGGCGACGGCCTTGTTCCGGGCGTTGCTGACGCGTCCTCCCCGGACGGACGAAGTCGAGCGGCTGGCGGCGTTCTACGAGCAACAAACGGCGCGGCTGCAGGCCGGCGAATTGGACCCGGCCGTCATTTGCGGTGCGGCCGACGCCAGCGTCGACAGGGCAGCCTGGTTCCTGGTCGCCCGGGTGCTGATGAACGTTGACGAAGCAGTGACGAAGCAGTAA